The proteins below come from a single Ferviditalea candida genomic window:
- a CDS encoding 3-oxoacid CoA-transferase subunit B encodes MIDVKDMIAQRAARELQDGDIINLGIGIPTRVADFIPEGLNVFLHTENGLLGVGPTPERHETDPDLVNAGKMPVTETTGSSFFSSADSFAMIRGGHIDVAILGALQVDALGRVSNWSVPGQSIIGVGGAMDLLTGAKKVVITMNHTTREGESKIVETCSLPLTSLRKVDVIITELAVFNVSRQGLTLIELMPGVTLEEVKERTAAGFQIGLKGRGDEFD; translated from the coding sequence ATGATTGATGTCAAAGACATGATAGCACAGCGTGCAGCCAGAGAACTGCAGGACGGGGACATCATCAATTTGGGGATTGGCATTCCAACGAGGGTGGCAGATTTTATTCCTGAAGGATTGAACGTCTTCCTGCATACGGAAAACGGACTCCTGGGAGTGGGGCCTACACCCGAACGACATGAGACTGACCCGGATCTGGTGAATGCGGGAAAAATGCCGGTAACCGAAACAACAGGAAGCAGTTTTTTCTCCAGTGCCGACTCGTTTGCGATGATTCGCGGAGGACACATTGATGTGGCCATTCTCGGAGCGCTTCAAGTGGACGCGCTGGGGCGGGTATCTAACTGGTCGGTTCCGGGGCAAAGCATCATCGGAGTCGGTGGAGCGATGGATTTGTTGACTGGCGCCAAGAAAGTGGTGATTACAATGAATCATACGACGCGGGAAGGCGAATCGAAAATCGTTGAAACCTGCAGTTTGCCGTTGACCTCCCTGCGAAAAGTAGACGTGATCATTACCGAATTGGCTGTATTTAACGTAAGCCGGCAGGGACTGACGCTGATCGAATTAATGCCCGGGGTCACTTTGGAGGAAGTGAAAGAACGCACAGCCGCCGGATTTCAGATTGGATTAAAAGGAAGGGGGGATGAATTTGATTAA
- a CDS encoding CoA transferase subunit A, giving the protein MKNKIISKEKAISRIREGMTLMVGGFGLVGSPLELIDELRMQGTGGLTVISNNLGEPGKGLDLVLQNGQIKKAIGSYFTSNPNVGIRFAAGELAIELLPQGTFSEAIRGGGAGIGGFYTRSAAGTLLADGKETRTIDGETYVFEKTLHADVALIRAYRADTLGNLIYRKTARNFNPVMATAADLVIVEVEEIVEPGQLDPESIVTPHLYVDYLVRRGRSHD; this is encoded by the coding sequence TTGAAAAATAAAATCATTTCCAAAGAGAAAGCAATTTCCCGTATCCGAGAGGGAATGACGCTGATGGTAGGAGGGTTCGGTCTTGTTGGTTCGCCGCTTGAGCTTATTGATGAACTGCGCATGCAAGGAACCGGAGGGCTCACGGTCATCAGCAACAACCTTGGAGAACCGGGAAAAGGGTTGGATCTGGTCCTGCAGAACGGCCAAATCAAAAAGGCCATCGGCTCTTATTTCACGAGCAATCCGAATGTGGGGATTCGCTTCGCTGCCGGTGAGTTGGCGATCGAGCTGCTTCCTCAAGGAACATTTTCCGAAGCCATCCGCGGCGGCGGGGCCGGCATCGGCGGATTTTATACGCGATCGGCTGCGGGAACCCTGCTGGCGGATGGCAAAGAGACGAGAACTATAGACGGGGAAACGTATGTTTTTGAAAAAACGCTCCATGCCGACGTGGCACTCATTCGGGCTTACCGCGCAGATACCTTGGGCAATCTTATATACCGAAAGACCGCTCGAAACTTCAATCCGGTGATGGCCACAGCTGCAGACTTGGTGATCGTCGAGGTGGAAGAAATTGTGGAGCCGGGTCAGCTGGACCCTGAGTCGATCGTTACGCCGCATCTGTATGTGGATTATTTGGTGAGAAGGGGTCGGAGTCATGATTGA